In a single window of the Opitutales bacterium genome:
- a CDS encoding response regulator — translation MSVNRIIALGASAGGLSALETFFDSVESSEGDAFVIIQHLSPDFKSLMPQLLASHTDLPIQDVTSGMELNDGQIYLIPAGHLMTIDGDGVFELHARSQYELSINVFFNSLATAFQERVVAVVLSGTGSDGTDGCRAVRSSGGLVISQRPESAQFSSMPQNVIKQRLQHLILRPEEMWHLIATYEGDPTKLVPEPVEPLSAVPALDLDEDALDSGLSRLFLHLKKLFDLDFSYYKLSSVSRRVLRRMETKEISDIESYIKFIEESTDEADALYKDLLIGVTAFFRDTEVFETLRTDVVRPRLKELKQDEFRVWVAGCATGEEAYSIAILLDEEAKACGYEGRINIFATDVHKRSIKRAGRGIYSREELDGLSEQQMTEYFKLSDDGSFQIRPELRQRVVFAQHNLIFDPPFTKMDLVTCRNLLIYLKPDTQDAILRQFHYSINLNGALMLGSSESLGKIENSFSAVSNSLKIFNKTSDVNLTKRRDLMGSSRRISGMRSDGFTPVSPTKIPIEKNLLRAYDLLLRKFAPTGVLITRERHVRHFFGETSKYFVFREGRADDDVLSMLTGDVKLAVSTLIQRVISQNISARSDGIRCTTRHVDEMIDISAEPFTDDGRDLGLIMISFIERSTSISVGLAEDGKKRPTDGYEAIGDINNQQRIQALEDELHSTKENLQATVEELQTSNEELQAVNEELQVSNEELQSGNEELHSMNEELYTVNSELEQKNQQLIHLNRDHEYLLANTEDGVLYVDGDLRIKKFNEAIAFAFNLLPHDVGRPIEHISYNLENREEMLSDIQDVLESGARKERESKTSNGVIYLRRFTPFVGEDGKPGGVIMTYTDLTLSMRYRERLRRAMRTANMAWWEWDLQKDLISVHSEGNCILGMQVHAGSYGKDFWLKRVHPDEQKKVAESLNLFLSGEEEEWRSEHRYLDSDSKFRWVLEVGQVTRRKPSGEPLEVSGITMLIHDRKLAELDLVDAKERAEDAARTKSEFLSVMSHELRTPLNSVIGVAELLKMDSPDPSIDEYAETIDRSATVLLELINGILDFSKAEAGMLQIVPTPSSPVEVIKETVDCLSPLLKEKRFNVETTYDVGHDTFNFDYTRVRQVLFNLVSNACKFTPAEGKISVSVSDATPGFLKFAIEDDGIGMKPDFLKSLFEPFTQADSSSKRHEGGTGLGLSISKKLVEFMGGEITVSSKENAGTTFRFTIKSSAVSNVPVEASSENIDSDAGPVHHGNCLILDDERSNRSILERILKRIGYDATALGDPEECMKVLGEQTFDYVFIDLHMPGITGFEVADKIRGKKAYATTPIIAFTADFSKKTQDSIETSTFDALLPKPFSRDLLESILRRVREQPDEAEPVTSPVD, via the coding sequence ATGTCCGTGAATCGCATAATCGCTCTTGGAGCATCAGCCGGTGGGCTGTCGGCCTTGGAGACCTTTTTTGACTCTGTGGAGTCTTCTGAGGGCGATGCATTTGTGATCATCCAGCACCTTTCCCCTGACTTTAAAAGCTTAATGCCTCAATTGCTGGCTTCGCATACAGACTTGCCTATACAAGACGTTACATCGGGTATGGAGCTGAACGATGGGCAGATCTATCTGATTCCTGCCGGTCATCTAATGACAATTGATGGAGATGGCGTTTTTGAGCTTCACGCTCGGAGTCAGTATGAACTGTCTATCAATGTATTCTTCAATTCGCTTGCGACTGCTTTTCAAGAACGCGTAGTTGCCGTAGTTCTCTCTGGTACGGGATCTGACGGTACTGACGGATGTCGTGCTGTGCGCTCCTCTGGGGGCTTGGTAATCTCGCAGCGCCCTGAGTCAGCGCAGTTTTCTTCGATGCCTCAAAATGTTATCAAACAGCGACTCCAGCATTTGATTCTGAGGCCTGAGGAGATGTGGCATCTTATCGCGACTTATGAGGGGGATCCCACCAAACTCGTCCCGGAACCTGTAGAACCCCTTTCTGCTGTGCCTGCTTTAGATCTGGATGAGGATGCTTTGGATAGCGGATTGAGCCGGCTATTTCTTCACCTCAAGAAGCTCTTTGATCTCGATTTTTCATATTACAAGCTATCGAGTGTGAGCCGTCGCGTATTGAGGCGCATGGAGACGAAAGAAATCTCCGATATAGAAAGCTACATTAAGTTCATTGAGGAGAGCACTGACGAGGCGGACGCTCTATATAAGGACCTACTCATCGGAGTGACCGCTTTTTTCCGCGATACCGAAGTGTTTGAAACACTACGGACAGATGTGGTTCGACCACGGCTCAAGGAACTGAAACAAGATGAGTTCCGGGTCTGGGTAGCAGGTTGTGCAACTGGAGAAGAGGCGTATTCTATCGCGATTTTATTGGATGAGGAAGCCAAGGCTTGTGGGTATGAAGGGAGGATCAATATCTTTGCGACGGATGTTCATAAGCGATCGATCAAACGTGCGGGCCGTGGCATATACTCGCGCGAGGAACTCGATGGCCTGAGCGAGCAGCAGATGACTGAATACTTTAAATTATCAGATGACGGGAGCTTCCAAATTCGTCCCGAGCTTCGGCAGCGTGTCGTGTTCGCCCAGCATAATCTTATTTTTGATCCACCCTTTACGAAGATGGATCTGGTGACTTGCCGTAATCTGCTCATTTATCTCAAGCCAGACACCCAAGATGCTATCCTGCGGCAGTTTCATTACTCAATAAATCTGAATGGAGCCCTTATGCTAGGGTCGAGTGAAAGCTTAGGAAAAATAGAAAACTCGTTCAGTGCAGTTTCAAATTCGTTGAAAATTTTTAATAAAACCAGCGATGTAAACCTCACTAAGAGGAGGGATTTGATGGGCTCGAGTCGTAGAATAAGTGGGATGCGCAGTGACGGCTTCACACCTGTATCTCCTACGAAGATTCCGATCGAAAAAAATCTATTGCGTGCCTACGATTTACTTCTCCGAAAGTTCGCACCCACAGGGGTGTTGATTACTCGGGAGCGTCATGTCCGTCATTTTTTTGGGGAGACCAGCAAATACTTCGTGTTTCGAGAAGGGCGTGCTGATGACGACGTCCTGTCGATGCTGACTGGAGATGTAAAGCTGGCAGTTTCCACACTGATACAACGCGTGATCTCTCAGAATATTTCAGCGCGCTCCGATGGCATACGCTGCACAACGCGTCACGTCGACGAGATGATCGATATTTCCGCCGAGCCATTCACCGATGATGGGCGAGATTTGGGGTTGATCATGATAAGCTTTATTGAGCGCTCTACATCTATAAGCGTTGGACTGGCTGAAGACGGCAAAAAGCGCCCAACCGACGGCTACGAAGCAATTGGCGACATTAACAATCAGCAACGCATTCAGGCCTTGGAAGATGAGCTCCATTCCACGAAGGAAAATCTCCAAGCCACAGTCGAAGAGCTTCAGACGAGCAATGAGGAGCTTCAGGCTGTAAATGAGGAATTGCAGGTGTCGAACGAAGAGCTCCAAAGTGGTAATGAGGAGCTACATTCGATGAATGAGGAGCTCTATACAGTAAATTCTGAGCTAGAGCAAAAGAACCAGCAGCTGATTCATCTAAACCGGGATCACGAATACCTACTCGCCAATACTGAAGATGGCGTGCTCTACGTAGATGGTGATCTTCGGATTAAGAAGTTCAACGAAGCCATTGCTTTTGCGTTCAATCTTTTGCCTCACGACGTGGGGCGGCCGATCGAACATATTTCTTATAACCTCGAGAATCGTGAGGAGATGCTATCTGACATCCAAGACGTTCTCGAGAGTGGTGCGCGTAAAGAACGCGAATCCAAGACCTCTAATGGGGTGATTTACTTACGCCGCTTTACGCCGTTCGTGGGCGAAGACGGGAAGCCTGGTGGCGTGATCATGACGTATACGGACCTCACACTCAGTATGCGCTATCGCGAGCGCCTACGCCGGGCCATGCGAACAGCAAATATGGCTTGGTGGGAGTGGGATCTACAAAAAGATCTGATTTCGGTCCACTCTGAGGGCAATTGTATCCTCGGTATGCAAGTGCATGCCGGAAGCTATGGAAAAGATTTTTGGCTCAAACGTGTTCATCCGGACGAACAGAAGAAAGTGGCTGAAAGTCTGAATCTATTTCTTTCTGGGGAGGAAGAAGAATGGCGTTCTGAGCATCGTTATTTGGACTCAGATAGCAAATTTCGTTGGGTGTTGGAGGTCGGCCAGGTTACGCGTCGCAAGCCTTCGGGTGAGCCACTGGAAGTTTCGGGCATCACGATGCTGATTCATGATCGGAAACTCGCCGAGCTCGATTTAGTAGACGCGAAGGAACGAGCTGAAGATGCGGCGCGCACCAAGTCTGAATTTCTATCTGTCATGAGCCATGAGTTGCGGACACCTCTCAACAGCGTGATCGGTGTAGCTGAACTCCTTAAGATGGATTCTCCAGACCCTTCCATAGACGAATATGCTGAGACAATAGATCGTTCAGCTACCGTGTTGCTCGAGCTCATTAACGGAATCTTAGACTTTTCTAAGGCTGAGGCAGGCATGCTTCAGATTGTCCCCACCCCTTCGAGTCCCGTGGAGGTCATTAAAGAAACGGTCGATTGTCTCTCTCCACTGCTTAAAGAGAAACGCTTCAATGTGGAGACCACCTACGATGTGGGACACGATACCTTCAATTTTGATTACACGCGGGTCCGCCAAGTCTTGTTTAATCTGGTGAGCAACGCTTGCAAGTTCACGCCAGCCGAAGGAAAAATCTCGGTATCTGTCAGTGATGCCACGCCTGGTTTCCTGAAGTTTGCAATAGAAGACGATGGCATCGGAATGAAGCCTGACTTTCTCAAGTCACTCTTTGAGCCGTTCACTCAGGCGGATTCCTCGTCTAAGCGACACGAGGGTGGAACTGGCCTCGGACTTTCAATCAGCAAGAAGCTCGTCGAGTTCATGGGAGGTGAAATCACCGTAAGTAGCAAAGAGAATGCAGGCACCACCTTCCGATTTACGATAAAATCGAGTGCGGTTTCAAATGTCCCAGTCGAGGCAAGTTCCGAAAATATTGATTCTGATGCCGGGCCAGTGCATCATGGAAACTGTCTGATCCTCGATGATGAGAGATCCAATCGATCTATACTTGAGCGCATTCTAAAGCGGATAGGCTATGACGCCACGGCTCTGGGCGATCCAGAAGAGTGTATGAAAGTCCTGGGAGAGCAGACATTCGATTATGTGTTCATCGATTTGCACATGCCCGGTATCACTGGATTTGAGGTGGCAGATAAAATTCGTGGAAAGAAGGCGTATGCGACTACCCCAATCATTGCATTCACGGCTGATTTTTCGAAGAAAACACAGGATAGTATCGAAACATCTACTTTTGATGCACTTTTGCCCAAGCCGTTTAGCCGAGATTTACTAGAAAGCATCTTGAGGCGTGTGCGTGAGCAGCCTGATGAGGCAGAGCCTGTAACCAGCCCAGTTGATTGA
- a CDS encoding thioredoxin family protein — protein MKSLRTLLGLLIFGSTIAAVQGASGPSVSEPHVVVRMIADVDTVAPGQTFRLGVHYRTDEHWHIYWKNPGDTGITTSIDWQIPEGFTVGALQWPTPKRFTMFELMNYVHEGDVVLFAAVTAPDNLTSDTELKFAARTDWLICEDVCIPGSADLTLTLNTGAESKPAETDIAELFQQAVAQLPARNSEQYQLAAFDNGQTIQLLLQAQDGGTLPTEDSEIYFFEDDTYNLDTDGEPFPPNIDTNVAQTVTRIDDSQFILTLTKSDYAEENIAKIGGVFAASAAWEGSPKAGIELSATLAPGPAPIGGMENTAGNWGILGKLAGGFIGGLILNLMPCVFPVLGLKIMSFVSQAGGDRKKIVLHGWVFAAGVLLSLWVLGGVFLGLRAAGEEIGWGFQLQNPIVVYLTAAILLIFGLNLSGVFEIGTSAVGVGQNLTSQSGLKGSFFSGVLATVVATPCTAPFLGSALGATATLSAFEGMLIFTALGAGLAFPYLFFSIQPNLLNKLPRPGAWMESFKQAMAFLLYGSAGYLVWVLSTQLIGSPSYDDQALLYSLSGLTIAALACWIFGRWAVPSAGRKTKLIGTSLAALGLVGGLWAGAPRASNLVWDKWEPGLAEELAAEGKRVYVDFTASWCFTCQVNKRVVFGNDAVIESVLDEEIVLLKADWTHHDERITDALAGFQRNAIPFNLVYGPGLDIPKILPEILTPGLVMDALVEAR, from the coding sequence ATGAAATCTCTCCGGACTTTACTAGGATTACTCATTTTCGGCTCAACCATTGCAGCAGTCCAGGGTGCCTCGGGCCCGAGTGTTTCTGAACCTCACGTGGTTGTCCGCATGATTGCAGATGTCGACACCGTTGCGCCGGGACAGACATTCCGACTGGGCGTCCATTATCGCACCGATGAGCACTGGCATATCTACTGGAAAAACCCCGGCGATACGGGCATCACCACCAGCATTGATTGGCAGATCCCAGAAGGCTTCACTGTTGGCGCACTGCAATGGCCTACCCCAAAGCGTTTTACGATGTTTGAGTTAATGAACTATGTTCATGAGGGAGATGTCGTGTTGTTTGCCGCGGTGACCGCGCCAGACAATCTGACTTCAGATACCGAACTGAAATTCGCAGCGCGCACGGATTGGCTGATATGTGAGGACGTATGTATTCCTGGAAGCGCCGATCTCACTCTGACACTCAATACTGGAGCTGAGTCAAAACCCGCTGAAACCGATATCGCAGAGCTCTTTCAGCAAGCCGTAGCCCAGCTTCCGGCTCGGAACTCTGAGCAATATCAACTTGCGGCCTTTGATAATGGGCAGACCATTCAGCTCTTACTTCAGGCCCAGGATGGGGGCACGCTACCCACTGAAGATTCCGAAATCTATTTCTTTGAAGATGACACTTATAATCTCGACACAGACGGTGAACCGTTTCCGCCTAACATCGATACTAATGTCGCGCAAACAGTCACACGCATTGATGATTCTCAATTCATTCTGACGCTCACGAAGAGTGACTATGCAGAGGAGAATATTGCCAAAATCGGCGGCGTATTCGCAGCAAGTGCAGCCTGGGAAGGGAGCCCAAAAGCCGGTATCGAGCTGAGCGCGACACTGGCACCTGGACCAGCGCCTATTGGCGGTATGGAAAACACAGCCGGCAATTGGGGGATACTCGGCAAATTAGCGGGCGGATTCATTGGCGGCCTAATTCTGAACCTAATGCCCTGCGTCTTTCCAGTACTCGGACTCAAAATTATGAGCTTCGTGAGCCAAGCTGGCGGAGACAGGAAAAAGATCGTGCTTCATGGCTGGGTATTTGCCGCAGGAGTTTTGTTATCTTTATGGGTCTTAGGTGGCGTGTTCCTGGGCCTGCGCGCTGCAGGCGAAGAGATTGGCTGGGGCTTCCAGTTGCAGAATCCGATTGTAGTTTACCTCACAGCGGCCATCCTCCTTATTTTCGGTCTAAATCTGAGTGGGGTCTTCGAGATAGGCACCTCTGCTGTAGGGGTCGGACAGAACCTCACGAGCCAATCCGGGCTCAAAGGATCGTTTTTTAGTGGTGTGCTGGCCACAGTCGTAGCTACACCGTGCACAGCTCCATTTTTAGGATCGGCACTCGGTGCAACGGCAACACTCTCCGCGTTTGAAGGGATGTTGATTTTTACCGCACTGGGTGCTGGCTTGGCTTTCCCCTACCTATTTTTCTCAATCCAGCCCAATTTACTCAATAAACTCCCGCGTCCCGGCGCCTGGATGGAAAGTTTCAAGCAAGCGATGGCGTTCCTACTCTACGGTTCAGCGGGATACCTGGTTTGGGTATTGAGCACTCAACTTATTGGTTCGCCTAGCTACGACGATCAAGCGCTTCTCTACTCTTTGTCCGGCCTAACTATCGCAGCGCTTGCGTGCTGGATTTTCGGACGTTGGGCCGTGCCCTCCGCCGGTAGGAAAACAAAACTGATTGGAACCTCTCTTGCGGCGCTGGGCCTGGTCGGCGGCCTTTGGGCAGGTGCGCCACGGGCGAGTAACTTGGTATGGGATAAGTGGGAACCCGGCCTAGCGGAGGAACTAGCTGCCGAGGGTAAACGGGTCTATGTCGATTTTACTGCTTCCTGGTGTTTCACTTGTCAGGTAAATAAGCGGGTCGTGTTTGGCAATGACGCGGTTATTGAGTCTGTTCTCGATGAAGAGATCGTACTCCTCAAGGCTGATTGGACCCATCATGATGAACGGATCACTGACGCTTTAGCCGGATTCCAACGCAATGCCATCCCGTTTAACTTGGTTTATGGGCCTGGATTAGATATACCAAAAATTCTTCCTGAGATTTTAACACCTGGACTAGTGATGGATGCTTTAGTCGAAGCCAGATAG
- a CDS encoding NAD-dependent succinate-semialdehyde dehydrogenase — MMIALHARDVLDNRSFLFLLPTGMEFQSINPKDGTVIASYRVMGEDEVASIVEASHAAGKGWGITSIPERQAALNRLADLLERHQSTLAQLMTDEMGKVLYESKAEVKKCAQCCRYFAEHAPQLLRPKETPTEAIRSYLMLAPLGVILGIMPWNFPLWQVMRFAIPTLLVGNGVLLKHADNVFGCALALEDLFAQAGFPENLFRILLIETLHIEAVIAHPAVEGVALTGSERAGRAVSRIAGAHLKPAVMELGGSDPYIILDDADLDLAVRCCAQSRFRNAGQVCIAAKRIIVTPGIYDDFLDTLTDIVDGISCGDPYVDTMTMGPMARDDLRHNLQRQVQDSVAMGARVIRGGDIIDGPGYFFQPTLIAEVDETMPLFTQETFGPVAVVCAARDESHAIELANASRYGLGASVFSSDLDRAERIARDEIECGAGFVNAVVKSEPAIPFGGVKASGFGRELGSSGIRAFANLKHVYVD; from the coding sequence ATGATGATCGCCCTTCATGCACGCGATGTGCTCGATAATCGCTCTTTTTTATTTTTACTCCCTACGGGCATGGAATTTCAGTCGATCAATCCAAAAGACGGCACCGTAATCGCGAGCTACCGTGTGATGGGCGAAGACGAGGTGGCAAGCATCGTCGAAGCTTCTCATGCTGCGGGCAAAGGCTGGGGAATCACCAGTATTCCCGAGCGCCAAGCCGCGCTGAATCGATTGGCGGATTTATTGGAGAGACATCAGTCGACACTGGCGCAACTGATGACAGATGAAATGGGTAAGGTGCTCTATGAGAGTAAGGCTGAGGTAAAGAAATGTGCTCAGTGTTGCCGCTATTTCGCAGAGCATGCTCCTCAACTGCTGCGCCCTAAAGAAACACCGACCGAGGCGATCCGAAGCTATCTTATGCTCGCTCCACTCGGTGTCATTCTTGGCATCATGCCCTGGAATTTCCCACTGTGGCAGGTTATGCGCTTCGCCATTCCGACGCTCCTTGTCGGAAATGGGGTGCTACTCAAACACGCCGACAATGTGTTTGGTTGTGCCCTGGCTCTTGAAGATCTTTTCGCTCAAGCGGGTTTTCCAGAAAACTTGTTTCGGATCCTGCTTATTGAGACATTGCACATCGAAGCGGTAATCGCCCATCCGGCGGTTGAAGGTGTGGCGCTTACTGGGAGTGAACGCGCGGGTCGTGCTGTATCACGCATCGCGGGCGCCCACCTCAAACCCGCAGTGATGGAGCTTGGAGGCAGCGACCCCTACATCATCCTCGATGATGCCGATTTGGACTTGGCAGTACGCTGCTGCGCCCAGTCTCGATTTCGTAACGCGGGCCAAGTGTGTATCGCGGCAAAACGCATCATAGTGACCCCTGGAATTTACGATGATTTCTTGGATACACTCACTGATATCGTAGACGGTATTAGCTGTGGGGATCCTTACGTCGACACCATGACGATGGGTCCGATGGCACGCGATGATCTACGCCATAACCTGCAACGCCAAGTCCAGGACAGCGTCGCGATGGGCGCGCGCGTCATACGCGGGGGTGACATCATCGACGGGCCCGGTTATTTTTTTCAACCTACCCTAATCGCTGAAGTAGACGAAACCATGCCCCTCTTCACCCAAGAGACTTTTGGCCCTGTGGCTGTGGTGTGCGCTGCACGTGATGAATCGCATGCTATCGAGCTTGCTAATGCTTCACGTTATGGATTGGGAGCTAGTGTGTTCTCCTCGGATTTGGACAGGGCGGAACGCATCGCTCGCGACGAGATCGAGTGCGGGGCTGGGTTTGTGAACGCCGTGGTCAAAAGTGAGCCAGCCATCCCTTTTGGAGGGGTCAAAGCAAGTGGATTCGGACGTGAACTCGGATCGAGTGGCATCCGTGCTTTTGCCAATCTAAAACACGTATACGTGGATTGA
- a CDS encoding DEAD/DEAH box helicase: MATSDRQPPAFDKNFLVDLGGWSAFREGKALFEGGAVKHVEWEAPSLHGEVRVGGKSFFPRLNLRSVSFPDARCSCLKGQRGQVCEHLMALCMHYEAHKHDARQEVKPIEPAEPDETAVPSARRAKSSKKSGLKSLFISQAQGEALSLKVFLPPNLEQAAEKDSIVVKIEAHIGDEKGPLEGLDKTKPYKVASHDYLALALLEEWSRGKPSSIVQLSRERLRFLLDNYVDVPAIYFLNQPEQPLEWDDLELPDVYPFLDEDAIEDDDDDDVPVYSAFGGSRRRSSNPPTPRSTGPSFFKQKDSGGSVDSGELEVDGSPNFLAIKLPGRSHPNHNTGLDLLKAEGFRNEPSNGKWWLRDSHKVLNFLANFWDRLEGEWGARFSANFKKQMKGVKRAEITSDIIEVRNGFSINLALSAGKADDAEVRQSLSVGKNYVQSGKSVFLINPSKVEKLQAAQKALSGDIRSELSPSFQHAVNAAGLADAEKILSPMVRDWRPPESWQERSGALNEVSQLKPPPVKQALEDTLRGYQRIGVAWLYHLYNNELGGILADEMGLGKTLQALSLIQCVSHADSDPGPSLVVCPASVVENWIREGAKFTPELKSLAHHGSQRIKDPNELKTYDLIVTSYGTMARDVEIFSAVDFKLIIGDEAQHIKNRKTQNARSLRALISRGRFLLTGTPIENSLDDLRALFDFLMPGYLADRPTGLDAEGRAWYDQRHREQGAPYILRRSKKMVAPELPDKIEQVFYCHMEGAQAQLYEKILKDTQDTIFKLEMDGANEGSVKMAAFNQLLRLRQVCADPRILDPNMAAATSSKLQAFREILDEALQDGHRILLFSQFVSVLKLLRSELEDQGLKFCYLDGSTRNRQRLVDEFNDNDDIPVFLISLKAGGTGLNLTGADTVVHYDPWWNPAIEAQATDRAHRIGQKRVVTSIKLIASETVEEQVVDLQKSKAKMLEELLEASEAANAKVSLKDIKDLLGM; encoded by the coding sequence ATGGCTACAAGCGATCGACAACCACCTGCTTTCGACAAAAATTTCCTCGTCGACCTCGGAGGCTGGTCAGCTTTTCGCGAAGGAAAAGCTTTGTTTGAGGGGGGAGCTGTAAAGCATGTCGAATGGGAGGCACCGAGTCTTCACGGTGAGGTCCGCGTCGGCGGAAAGAGCTTTTTTCCACGCCTCAATCTACGTTCTGTCTCATTTCCCGATGCGCGCTGCAGTTGTTTGAAGGGGCAACGCGGTCAGGTCTGTGAGCATTTGATGGCGTTGTGTATGCATTACGAAGCCCATAAGCACGATGCGCGTCAGGAAGTGAAGCCGATTGAGCCCGCAGAACCCGACGAAACTGCCGTTCCCAGTGCGCGTCGGGCCAAGTCTTCTAAGAAGTCGGGCCTCAAATCACTTTTCATTTCTCAAGCTCAAGGTGAGGCGCTTTCCCTAAAAGTCTTTTTACCGCCAAATCTCGAACAAGCTGCAGAGAAAGATAGTATCGTTGTAAAAATTGAGGCGCATATTGGGGATGAAAAAGGCCCATTGGAAGGTCTGGATAAAACGAAACCCTATAAGGTCGCATCGCACGATTACCTCGCCCTTGCCCTATTGGAGGAGTGGAGCCGAGGAAAACCATCAAGTATCGTGCAGCTCAGCCGTGAGCGCTTACGTTTTCTTCTCGATAATTACGTCGACGTCCCAGCCATTTATTTTCTCAACCAGCCTGAACAGCCCTTAGAATGGGACGATTTGGAATTGCCAGATGTCTATCCCTTCTTGGATGAAGATGCTATTGAGGATGATGACGACGATGACGTGCCGGTGTATTCTGCATTTGGAGGGTCGAGACGCCGCTCGTCAAACCCTCCAACTCCGCGGTCAACAGGACCGTCCTTTTTCAAGCAAAAGGACTCAGGCGGATCAGTAGATTCCGGAGAACTTGAAGTCGACGGATCGCCCAATTTTTTGGCTATCAAGCTCCCGGGACGCTCGCATCCCAACCACAATACTGGCCTCGATTTGCTCAAGGCTGAGGGTTTTCGCAATGAACCCTCTAACGGTAAATGGTGGCTCCGTGACAGCCATAAAGTACTCAATTTTTTGGCTAATTTTTGGGACCGCTTAGAGGGTGAGTGGGGTGCCCGTTTTTCTGCTAACTTCAAAAAGCAGATGAAAGGCGTAAAACGTGCCGAAATTACTTCGGACATCATCGAAGTCCGCAACGGCTTTTCAATCAATTTGGCGCTGAGCGCGGGTAAAGCGGACGATGCCGAGGTCAGGCAGTCGCTTTCTGTGGGGAAAAATTACGTTCAGTCCGGCAAGTCAGTTTTTCTGATCAATCCGTCGAAAGTAGAGAAACTTCAGGCGGCCCAGAAAGCCCTATCTGGGGATATTCGCAGTGAGCTTAGCCCGAGCTTTCAGCACGCAGTGAATGCAGCTGGCCTTGCGGATGCTGAAAAGATTTTGTCGCCGATGGTGCGCGATTGGCGGCCGCCAGAAAGCTGGCAAGAGCGCAGTGGGGCGTTAAACGAAGTTAGCCAGCTTAAACCACCCCCGGTGAAACAAGCCCTTGAGGATACACTACGAGGATATCAGCGTATCGGGGTCGCCTGGCTCTATCACCTCTACAACAACGAACTCGGTGGCATTCTCGCTGATGAAATGGGACTGGGTAAAACACTCCAGGCCCTTTCTTTGATCCAGTGCGTCTCTCATGCGGATTCAGATCCAGGCCCCTCATTGGTCGTGTGCCCGGCGAGCGTGGTAGAGAATTGGATTCGCGAAGGAGCGAAATTTACACCGGAACTAAAGTCCCTGGCGCATCACGGGTCGCAGCGGATAAAAGATCCGAATGAGCTCAAGACTTATGATCTCATCGTCACCTCTTATGGCACAATGGCGCGGGATGTTGAGATATTCAGCGCGGTCGATTTTAAGCTCATCATCGGCGACGAGGCTCAACATATCAAAAACCGTAAGACTCAGAATGCACGATCGTTGAGAGCGCTTATATCGCGAGGCCGCTTTTTACTCACGGGAACACCTATCGAGAACAGCCTCGATGACCTCCGTGCTCTATTCGATTTCCTCATGCCAGGGTATCTTGCCGATCGACCGACCGGCTTGGACGCCGAAGGACGCGCATGGTATGACCAACGACACAGAGAGCAGGGTGCTCCCTATATTTTGCGCCGCTCTAAGAAAATGGTTGCCCCTGAGCTACCCGATAAGATTGAGCAGGTGTTCTATTGCCACATGGAGGGAGCACAGGCGCAGCTTTACGAAAAAATTCTCAAGGATACGCAGGATACCATCTTCAAATTGGAGATGGATGGCGCCAACGAAGGATCCGTTAAAATGGCTGCCTTCAATCAACTCTTACGCCTACGCCAAGTCTGTGCCGATCCACGTATTCTCGATCCCAATATGGCAGCAGCCACCTCATCGAAGCTGCAAGCCTTCCGCGAAATCCTCGACGAAGCGCTCCAGGACGGGCACCGCATCCTGCTCTTCTCCCAATTTGTTTCTGTGCTCAAACTCCTCCGGAGCGAACTCGAGGATCAGGGTCTGAAATTTTGCTACCTCGACGGTTCAACACGCAACCGGCAACGCCTAGTGGATGAATTTAACGACAACGATGACATCCCCGTCTTCCTCATCTCTTTAAAGGCAGGCGGTACCGGACTCAATTTAACAGGTGCCGATACTGTCGTGCACTATGATCCATGGTGGAACCCAGCCATCGAAGCCCAGGCTACGGACCGGGCTCACCGTATAGGCCAAAAACGTGTCGTCACGAGTATAAAACTCATCGCTTCTGAAACCGTAGAAGAGCAAGTCGTCGATCTGCAGAAGTCTAAAGCCAAAATGCTCGAAGAACTCCTGGAGGCATCTGAAGCAGCCAACGCCAAAGTCAGCCTGAAGGACATCAAAGATCTGCTGGGGATGTAG